The following nucleotide sequence is from Deltaproteobacteria bacterium.
AATGGAATCCAGGAGGTTCTTGTTGGTCGTGGCGATGACCGTCACGTCGATTGGCACCTCCTCCTTTCCCCCGATTTGCCGGATCGCCCGCTCTTCCAGCACGCGCAGGAGTTTGCTCTGGAGATCTGGTTTCATCTCCCCGATTTCGTCGAGAAGGATGGTTCCCCCCCGTGCTGCTTCGAAGATACCTTTTTTATCTGCCTTCGCGTCGGTGAAGGCGCCCTTCGTGTAGCCGAAGAGCTCGCTCTCCAGGAGGGTCTCGGGAAATGCCGCACAGTTGATTCCGATAAAAGGTGCCTGGCGCGGCGTCACCGCTGCGTGCATCATTATGTGGATGTAGCGTGCCACGAGCTCCTTGCCCGTTCCGCTCTCGCCGGTGATGAGTATCGTGTCGACCCCGGCCTTGGCGATCTTCTCGATCCGATCGAGCAACTCGCTGATCGCCTTCGATTCTCCGATTATCTCCTTCTCGAAGAGGTCGGCGCTCACCGTTCTCAGATAGTCTACCTCCTGCCTGAGCCGCCTGTTTTCTATGATATTGCCGATGATGATCTTCACTTCCTCCAGGTTGAAGGGCTTGGTGATATAATCGACGGCTCCGATCTTCATCGCCGTGACGGCGGTTTCGGCAGTTTTATCGGAGGTGAGCATCACGACGGAAGAGGGGATCTCCTGTCTCGCCATCTCTTCCAGTATGTCGATCCCGCTCATCCCGGGAAGAGCAATATCCAGAAGGACCACGTCGGGGGCTGATGACCGTATCTTGTCGACGATCTTCTCGGTGCCCGTTTCCCCAGAGACGTCGTACCCCTGGTTTGCAAGGGCCCAGGTCAGCGTCGAGACGATGAGGTCGTCGTCGTCCAGGATGAACACTTTTCCCCGGTCACTCATATCCCCGGTGCCTCCCTTTCCCCGTCTGCGGGAAGGGTTACCCGGAAGGTGGCTCCTCCTTCCCGGCTGCTGGAAACGGCGATCGCGCCGCCGTTTTGTTCGATGAGCTGCTTGGAGATGGCGAGCCCCA
It contains:
- a CDS encoding response regulator: MSDRGKVFILDDDDLIVSTLTWALANQGYDVSGETGTEKIVDKIRSSAPDVVLLDIALPGMSGIDILEEMARQEIPSSVVMLTSDKTAETAVTAMKIGAVDYITKPFNLEEVKIIIGNIIENRRLRQEVDYLRTVSADLFEKEIIGESKAISELLDRIEKIAKAGVDTILITGESGTGKELVARYIHIMMHAAVTPRQAPFIGINCAAFPETLLESELFGYTKGAFTDAKADKKGIFEAARGGTILLDEIGEMKPDLQSKLLRVLEERAIRQIGGKEEVPIDVTVIATTNKNLLDSIEKGSFRTDLYYRLNTFPLHIVPLRERVEDIPVLARHYLTYFGTRYNKKTPRGISPEAERLMVSCRWRGNVRELRNVIERIVVLESDELIMPEHLPKEMQGTSAPTAVGEKGRFILPEGGLSLDELEKDLMVQALERTNHNKTQAAELLNISYESIRYHIKKYGLE